A window of the Capricornis sumatraensis isolate serow.1 chromosome 9, serow.2, whole genome shotgun sequence genome harbors these coding sequences:
- the RNF44 gene encoding RING finger protein 44, whose amino-acid sequence MQPWVLAVTRWAPSAPGGQRRFPAGPSSSPGQLWGSPSREGPLASPPAQDERFPSQQLPPRPAHLPVEERRASAPAGGSPRMLHPASQQSPFMVDLHEQVHQGPVPLSYTVTTVTTQGFPLPTGQHIPGCSTQQLPACSVMFSGQHYPLCCLPPPLIQACTMQQLPVPYQAYPHLISSDHYILHPPPPAPHPQPAHMAPLGQFVSLQTQHPRMPLQRLDNDVDLRGDQHPLGSFTYSTSAPGPTLSASVPMHYLPHDTLHQELSFGVPYSHVMPRRLSTQRFRLQQPLPPPPPPPPPPPYYPSFLPYFLSMLPMSPTAMGPTISLDLDVDDVEMENYEALLNLAERLGDAKPRGLTKADIEQLPSYRFHPDSHQSEQTLCVVCFSDFEARQLLRVLPCNHEFHTKCVDKWLKANRTCPICRADASEVPREAE is encoded by the exons ATGCAACCATGGGTTCTGGCAGTGACTAGGTGGGCACCCTCTGCCCCTGGGGGTCAGCGGCGATTCCCTGCAGGACCCAGCAGCAGCCCGGGCCAGCTCTGGGGAAG CCCCAGCCGCGAGGGCCCCCTTGCCAGCCCGCCTGCCCAGGATGAGCGCTTCCCCTCCCAGCAGCTGCCGCCCCGACCAGCACACCTCCCCGTAGAGGAGCGCCGAGCCTCGGCTCCTGCCGGCGGGAGCCCCCGAATGCTGCACCCAGCCTCCCAGCAGAGCCCGTTCATGGTTGATCTCCACGAGCAG GTGCACCAGGGACCTGTCCCTCTGTCCTACACAGTCACCACGGTGACCACCCAAGGCTTCCCCTTGCCTACAGGCCAGCACATCCCTGGCTGCAGCACTCAGCAGCTCCCAGCATGCTCCGTGATGTTCAGTGGGCAGCACTACCCGCTCTGCTGCCTTCCGCCCCCG CTGATCCAGGCATGTACCATGCAGCAGCTCCCTGTGCCGTATCAGGCCTACCCCCACCTCATCTCCAGTGACCACTACATCCTGCACCCCCCGCCGCCAGCCCCACACCCCCAGCCCGCTCACATGGCGCCTCTTGGGCAGTTTGTGTCCCTGCAGACACAGCACCCACGCATG cccctgcaGCGCCTCGACAATGACGTGGATCTCCGGGGGGATCAGCACCCCCTGGGGAGCTTCACCTACTCCACCTCGGCCCCAGGCCCAACCCTGTCGGCGTCCGTGCCCATGCACTACCTGCCGCATGACACCCTGCACCAGGAGCTGTCCTTCGGTGTG CCATATTCCCACGTGATGCCTCGGAGACTGAGCACCCAGAGATTCCGCCTGCAGCAGCCgctccccccaccgcccccgccgccgcccccacCACCATATTACCCCAGCTTCCTGCCCTACTTCCT CTCGATGCTGCCGATGTCACCAACAGCAATGGGGCCCACCATCAGCCTGGATCTTGATGTGGATGACGTGGAGATGGAGAACTATGAG GCTCTCCTGAATCTGGCCGAGCGGCTGGGAGACGCCAAACCCCGTGGCCTCACCAAAGCGGACATCGAGCAGCTTCCATCGTACCGCTTTCACCCGGACAGTCACCAGTCAGAGCAGACACT GTGTGTTGTCTGCTTCAGTGATTTCGAGGCGCGGCAGCTGCTCCGGGTCCTCCCCTGCAACCACGAGTTCCACACCAAGTGTGTCGACAAATGGTTGAAG GCCAACCGGACGTGTCCCATTTGCCGGGCCGACGCTTCCGAGGTGCCCAGGGAGGCTGAGTGA